GTGGCCACGCCCCCCGCGTTGGCGGCCTTGCCGGGGGCGAACAGCACGCCCGCCTCCTGGAACAGCTCCACGGCCTCCGGGGTCGTGGGCATGTTGGCGCCCTCGGCGACGGCGCGCACCCCGCCCGCGATGAGCGCGCGGGCGTGATCCGCGTTCAGCTCGTTCTGCGTCGCGCACGGAAGCGCGATCTCGGCCGGCACGTCCCACACCGCGCCGGTCGGCACGAAGCGTGCACCGGGGCGGCGCTCGGCGTACTCCGAGATGCGGGCGCGCTCGACGCCTTTGACCTGCTTCAGCAGGTCGACGTCGATACCCTGCTCGTCGACGACGTAACCGCTCGAGTCCGAGGCGGTGATCGCCTTGCCGCCGAGCTGCTGGATCTTCTCGATCGCATAGGTCGCGACGTTGCCCGATCCCGAGACCACCGCCCGGCGGCCCTCGATCCCCTCGCCCGCGCGCAGCAGCATCTCCTCGGCGAAGAACACGGCCCCGTAGCCGGTGGCCTCCGTGCGCACCTCGGCGCCGCCCCAGCCCACGCCCTTGCCGGTCAGCACGCCGGCCTCGTAGCGCTGCGTGATGCGGCGGTACTGGCCGAAGAGGAAGCCGATCTCGCGGCCGCCGACGCCGATGTCGCCCGCGGGGATATCGGTGTGCTCGCCGATGTGGTGCACCAGCTCCGTCATGAAGCTCTGGCAGAAGCGCATCACCTCGGCGTCGCTCTTACCGCTCGGATCGAAATCGGATCCGCCCTTGCCTCCGCCGATGCGCTGCGAGGTGAGCGCGTTCTTGAAGATCTGCTCGAAGCC
This DNA window, taken from Leucobacter tenebrionis, encodes the following:
- the gdhA gene encoding NADP-specific glutamate dehydrogenase, with the protein product MSLPTPEVHLRTVAETVELRSAGEPEFLQAVHEVLDTLTPVLAEHPEFIDGGILDRLVEPERQLIFRVPWTDDEGFVRVNRGFRVQFNSALGPYKGGLRFHPSVNLSVIKFLGFEQIFKNALTSQRIGGGKGGSDFDPSGKSDAEVMRFCQSFMTELVHHIGEHTDIPAGDIGVGGREIGFLFGQYRRITQRYEAGVLTGKGVGWGGAEVRTEATGYGAVFFAEEMLLRAGEGIEGRRAVVSGSGNVATYAIEKIQQLGGKAITASDSSGYVVDEQGIDVDLLKQVKGVERARISEYAERRPGARFVPTGAVWDVPAEIALPCATQNELNADHARALIAGGVRAVAEGANMPTTPEAVELFQEAGVLFAPGKAANAGGVATSALEMSQNAARSRWDRDKSESRLHDIMRDVHSATYEASERYGRPGDYVLGANSAAFVTVAQAMLEQGVI